One stretch of Juglans microcarpa x Juglans regia isolate MS1-56 chromosome 3D, Jm3101_v1.0, whole genome shotgun sequence DNA includes these proteins:
- the LOC121254114 gene encoding uncharacterized protein LOC121254114 isoform X1, with product MSGISLAVAPRTEPEETDTAAPPQKKPFPQNQPRQQSVMGNIMESLRLVELQLIAFILVFSVSGLVPLLDLVFPAFTTAYVLVLSRWVFPSRGSSVGSTSQEISQRSKFFRFYVVLGTTIGLFLPLAYVLGGFSRADDHAVRSATPHLFLLSFQILTENVITGLSLFSPPVRALVPLLYTVRRIFVIIDWLNDVWTNQTLPPSSQLKDIAWFWFGRSLAVANLVYFSINLFGFLIPKFLPRSFEKYFRDRNEIYAKTEEDKLSAAINKAQPTDNKKAD from the exons ATGTCTGGCATATCTCTAGCTGTGGCTCCTCGGACGGAGCCTGAAGAAACCGACACAGCTGCACCACCCCAAAAAAAGCCATTCCCCCAAAACCAACCGCGGCAACAGTCAGTGATGGGTAACATAATGGAATCACTGCGCCTAGTAGAACTCCAACTCATAGCCTTTATCTTAGTTTTCTCAGTCAGCGGTCTCGTCCCACTCCTCGATCTAGTCTTCCCTGCCTTCACCACTGCCTATGTTCTAGTTCTCTCGCGCTGGGTCTTTCCTTCCCGCGGCAGTAGTGTCGGTTCCACGTCGCAGGAAATTTCCCAGAGAAGTAAATTCTTTAGGTTCTACGTGGTTTTGGGAACCACGATAGGGCTGTTCTTGCCGCTGGCTTACGTGTTGGGTGGGTTCTCCAGGGCAGATGACCATGCTGTCCGGTCAGCCACACCTCACTTGTTCTTGCTCTCTTTCCAGATACTGACTGAGAACGTCATTACTGGGTTGTCTTTATTTTCCCCACCTGTGAGGGCATTAGTGCCTTTGCTCTATACCGTCCGGAGGATCTTTGTTATCATTGATTGGTTAAACGACGTTTGGACTAACCAAACACTGCCTCCAAGTTCACAACTTAAG GATATTGCGTGGTTTTGGTTTGGAAGGAGCCTTGCAGTTGCCAACCTAGTGTATTTCTCAATCAATCTGTTTGGATTTTTGATTCCGAAATTCCTTCCAAGGTCCTTCGAAAAGTATTTCAGGGATAGAAATGAGATTTATGCCAAGACTGAGGAGGATAAGCTTTCTGCAGCCATTAACAAAGCTCAACCTACAGATAATAAGAAGGCCGATTAG
- the LOC121254114 gene encoding uncharacterized protein LOC121254114 isoform X2, translating into MSGISLAVAPRTEPEETDTAAPPQKKPFPQNQPRQQSVMGNIMESLRLVELQLIAFILVFSVSGLVPLLDLVFPAFTTAYVLVLSRWVFPSRGSSVGSTSQEISQRSKFFRFYVVLGTTIGLFLPLAYVLGGFSRADDHAVRSATPHLFLLSFQILTENVITGLSLFSPPVRALVPLLYTVRRIFVIIDWLNDVWTNQTLPPSSQLKWCRILRGFGLEGALQLPT; encoded by the exons ATGTCTGGCATATCTCTAGCTGTGGCTCCTCGGACGGAGCCTGAAGAAACCGACACAGCTGCACCACCCCAAAAAAAGCCATTCCCCCAAAACCAACCGCGGCAACAGTCAGTGATGGGTAACATAATGGAATCACTGCGCCTAGTAGAACTCCAACTCATAGCCTTTATCTTAGTTTTCTCAGTCAGCGGTCTCGTCCCACTCCTCGATCTAGTCTTCCCTGCCTTCACCACTGCCTATGTTCTAGTTCTCTCGCGCTGGGTCTTTCCTTCCCGCGGCAGTAGTGTCGGTTCCACGTCGCAGGAAATTTCCCAGAGAAGTAAATTCTTTAGGTTCTACGTGGTTTTGGGAACCACGATAGGGCTGTTCTTGCCGCTGGCTTACGTGTTGGGTGGGTTCTCCAGGGCAGATGACCATGCTGTCCGGTCAGCCACACCTCACTTGTTCTTGCTCTCTTTCCAGATACTGACTGAGAACGTCATTACTGGGTTGTCTTTATTTTCCCCACCTGTGAGGGCATTAGTGCCTTTGCTCTATACCGTCCGGAGGATCTTTGTTATCATTGATTGGTTAAACGACGTTTGGACTAACCAAACACTGCCTCCAAGTTCACAACTTAAG TGGTGTAGGATATTGCGTGGTTTTGGTTTGGAAGGAGCCTTGCAGTTGCCAACCTAG